One genomic window of Phaenicophaeus curvirostris isolate KB17595 chromosome 21, BPBGC_Pcur_1.0, whole genome shotgun sequence includes the following:
- the RTN4RL1 gene encoding reticulon-4 receptor-like 1, with protein MLRQGGFAELLLVLLGLKVPGALGCPTDCVCYPSPMTVSCQAHNFVTIPEGIPEDSERIFLQNNQITLLLRGHFSPSMVTLWIYSNNITFIDPSTFDGFVNLEELDLGDNRYLRALAADTFQGLVKLHALYLYKCGLSSLPSGIFGGLHNLQYLYLQDNHIEFLQDDIFVDLVNLSHLFLHGNKLWSLHQNTFRGLINLDRLLIHQNQLQWIHRRAFHDLRRLTTLFLFNNSLSELQGDCLAHLGALEFLRLNGNPWSCDCKARSLWEWLHRFRGSSSSVICESPEQMHGKDLKVLRAEDFRNCSGSESLHQMKTHTFSTADRGASKSHHPHHSSKEKGKERGAENSLHSSQPAAPAGSRPGYRKPGKNCTSHKSRNRTSKPVSSGPRKNGHEVPDYVPDYQHKYSFGAMATLPPRRRGKCTRRTPLRAPSGVQQAAGCAGLRASLLVFMLVFAAVVR; from the coding sequence GGGGGTTTgcggagctgctgctggtgctgctggggctgaaGGTGCCCGGCGCCCTGGGCTGCCCCACCGACTGCGTCTGCTACCCGTCCCCGATGACCGTCAGCTGCCAGGCTCACAACTTCGTCACCATCCCCGAGGGCATCCCCGAGGACAGCGAGAGGATCTTCCTCCAGAACAACCAGATCACCTTGCTGCTGCGGGGCCACTTCAGCCCCTCCATGGTCACCCTCTGGATCTACTCCAACAACATCACCTTCATCGACCCCAGCACCTTTGACGGGTTCGTCAACCTGGAAGAGCTGGATCTGGGGGATAACCGCTACCTAAGGGCTTTGGCTGCAGACACTTTCCAAGGGCTGGTGAAACTCCACGCCTTGTACCTGTACAAGTGTGGGCTGAGCTCCCTCCCCAGTGGGATATTCGGTGGCCTCCACAACCTGCAATACCTTTACCTGCAAGACAACCACATCGAGTTCCTTCAGGATGATATTTTTGTTGACTTGGTTAACCTCAGCCATCTTTTTCTCCATGGAAACAAGCTCTGGAGCCTCCATCAGAACACGTTCAGGGGACTAATAAACCTGGATCGGCTGCTCATCCATCAAAATCAGCTGCAGTGGATTCACAGGCGGGCTTTTCACGACCTCCGAAGATTGACCACCCTTTTCCTGTTCAATAACAGCCTCTCGGAGCTGCAGGGGGACTGCCTGGCCCACCTGGGAGCCCTGGAGTTTCTCAGGCTGAACGGGAACCCCTGGAGCTGCGACTGCAAAGCCCGTTCGCTCTGGGAATGGCTGCACAGGTTCAGAGGCTCCAGCTCCAGCGTTATCTGCGAGTCCCCCGAGCAGATGCACGGCAAGGACCTCAAGGTGCTAAGAGCAGAAGACTTTAGGAACTGTTCGGGGTCCGAGTCGCTCCACCAAATGAAAACACACACTTTCTCCACGGCCGACAGAGGAGCCTCCAAAAGCCACCACCCACACCACTCCTccaaggagaaggggaaggagagaggggcCGAGAACAGTTTGCACAGCAGCCAACCCGCTGCCCCCGCCGGCTCCCGGCCGGGCTACCGCAAACCCGGCAAGAACTGCACCAGCCACAAAAGCCGCAACCGAACCTCCAAACCGGTGTCCTCGGGGCCGCGGAAAAACGGGCACGAGGTGCCAGACTATGTGCCTGATTATCAGCACAAATACAGCTTCGGGGCGATGGCCACGCTGCCCCCCAGGCGCAGGGGTAAGTGCACGCGGCGGACGCCCCTCCGCGCGCCCAGCGGGGTGCAGCAGGCAGCCGGCTGCGCGGGGCTGCGCGCCTCGCTCCTCGTCTTCATGCTGGTGTTCGCGGCCGTCGTGCGCTGA